The Kribbella shirazensis genomic interval GTACGACGCCACCTGGGCGTGCCCGTCCGAGATCACCTGATGGATCAGCGCCAGCAGAAAGGCCGCGTCCGTTCCTGGCCGGACGAAATGGTGCTCGTCCGAAACTGCAGCGGTTTCCGTGCGCCGCGGATCGACGACGACAACCTTTCCGCCGCGTTTCCGCAGTTCCTTCAACCGTGTTCCGAAACCGGGTGCGGTCATCATGCTGCCGTTCGACGCCAACGGGTTCGCGCCGAGCATCAGCAGGTACGACGTCCGGTCGATGTCCGGTACCGGGACCATCAGCTGATGCCCGTAGAGCAGGTACGACGCCAGCATGTGCGGCAGCTGGTCGATCGAGGTCGCGCTGAACCTGTTCCGGGTGCGCAACTGCCGGACCATCGTCGGCAGGTGCGTGAGCGCCCCGAGACTGTGCACGTTCGGGTTTCCGAGATACACCCCGACAGCGTTCCGACCGTGTTCTTTCTGGATTCCGGTCAGCTTTCCGACAACGATTTCGTACGCCGCCTCCCAGCTGATCTGCTGCCAGCCGTCGGGCGTCCGCCGGACCGGCGTGGTCAACCGGTCCGGGTCGTCCTGCAGGTCGCGGAGGGCGACCGCCTTCGGGCAGATGTGACCGCGGGACAGCGGGTCGGACTCGTCGCCGCGGATGTCGGTGACCCGGCCGTTCTCGACGGTGACGAGAACGCCGCAGATCGCTTCACAGAGATTGCAGGAGGTCCGCCGTACGGTCATCCCCTCAAACTACCCCCGGGTAGCGAGCCGGTCACCCGCTCGCGTGTGGTGATGTGCCGGCCGCCGGACAGAACCGTCAGTCGAAGCGGGCCTCGTCGAGCCGGCCGAGGATCGCGTCGACGGTCTCCCCGACGGACAGGTCGGAGTTGTCCAGCCACAACCCACGCCGCGGAGTGAACGCATGCAGCTCGTAGTCGAGCTCGTCGACCAGATGATGCGCCCCGCCGAGCCGGCTGGAGATCACGTCCGGCCGTGGCGTCAGCACGACCAGATAGCGCGGCCGCGTCCGGATCCCGTCCAGGAACTCGCGCAGCAGTTCGCCGATCACCACGTCCTGCAGGACCACGGTGAACCCGGCGCGCGCGTACTCGTCGGCGGCCTTGCAGGCCAGCCGGTAGCGCAGTTGCAGTTGGCGTTGTGCTTCGATCACGTCGTCGGCCATCGAGGCCTGTCCGCTGACGATCATCCGGCGGAACACGTCCCCCCGCAGATGCACGCCGTACTGAAATCTCTCGGCCAGCATCTGCGACACCGACGACTTCCCCGCCGCCATGATTCCGCTGACGACGATCACCCCCTCGGACTCCATGCGGTGATCGTGCCACGTGCCGCGCGGTTTTGGTCCGGTCCCGGCGATTCTTGTCCGAAAACCCAGCTTTGTAAGGGGTTACTCAGGCCATCAGGCTGTCCAGATGATGCCGGAGGACCTGCCGGACGCGGGCGGGTGTGGTGCGTTCGGGCTGGATCGCGGCGTGCAGGGCGAGGCCGTCGATCAGGGCGTGCAGGCGGTCGACCTCGCGGCGCAGGTCGAGGCCTTCGGCCAGCGCGCCGTCGTCGGCCAGTGCGTGCAGCAGCGACTCGCACAGCTCGCGCAGTCCGTTGTGGACGGTGTCGACGTGATCGTGCAGTGCGCCGGCGCCGGACTCGGCCTGGGCCTGCGCCATGAACGCCATCCAGACGTCGAACTCGGCCCGGCGTTCGGCGTCCAGCGGCAGTGCTTCCTCGAGGTACCGCAGGGCGATCGTGGTCGCGGTGCCCTTCGGCTCGATCGCCCGCACCCGCTCGGTCACCCGGCGGGACACCAGGTCCATCGCGAAACTGAGCAGCCCGGCCTGGTCGGGGAAGTAGTAGCGCACCGCGCCCGCGGACCAGCCGGCCTCGGCGGCGATGGTGCGGACCGAGGCGGCCCGGATCCCGTCCCGGCGGACCACCCGCCAGAGCGCCTCGGCGATCTCCTCGCGGCGGGCGGCGTGGTCGACGATCTTCGGCATGTGGCCCTTTTTAGCACAGCTGTGTTAGTCTCGTTTTGCAACACAGTCGTACTGAAACAATCTCGGGAGGGGAACACCGTGCTGCTCGCTGTGATCGCCGCGTGTGAGATCGGGTTCTGGGTGCTGCTGGCCGCGGGGCTCGTGACGCGTTACCTGCTGCGGCGGCCGAAGGCCGGTCTGTTCCTGCTGGCCGCCGTACCGCTGGTCGACGTCGTGATGCTCGTGGCGAGTGTCCTGGACATCCATCGCGGCGCGGAGCCCGGTTTCAAGCACTCGCTGGCCGCGATCTTCATCGGTGTGAGCGTCGGGTTCGGCCACCAGTCGCTCCACTGGGCGGACAAGTGGGCCGCGCACTACCTGGCCGGTGCGCCGCGACCGGTCAAGCCGCCGAAGAAGGGACCGGAGCGCGCCCGCCGCGAACGTGCCGGGTGGTACCGGCACCTGCTCGCGTACGTGGTCGGCGTCGGGATCATGCTCGGCCTCGGCCTGCTGTCCGGTCGCGGGTACGACGCGGTGCTCGGACCGGCGTGGACCTGGACGATCGTGCTGGTGATCGACGCCGTCGTCTCGTTCAGCTACTCGTTCGAGGGCGCCGAGCCGGAGGAGAACGCGCCGCGCGAGAAGCAGTCGGTCTGACGTCCTGCATCGTCACGCTCGGTCGTCGTACATTGCGTTCATGACGATGACGGGGCGTATCTGGACCTGGCTGACCGTGCTGATCGTGGCGGCGGGGATCGTGATTCAGTTGCCGCTGTCGGCGCAGAACGAAGAGGGGTTCTTCTCGACCGCGCCGGAGCGCTTCTTCAACGTGTTCGCCTACTTCACGATCCAGTCGAACCTACTGCTCGGCGGTACGGCGCTGGTGCTCGCGCTGTGGCCCGGCCGCTCGCGCGGTGTGGTGTTCAAGACCCTGCGGCTGAACGGTGTGCTCTGCATCGCGGTGACCGGGATCGTCTATCACACGGTGCTGGCCGGGCTGGACGAGCTCGACGGGTGGGCGTGGGTCGCGAACTTCCTGCTGCACACGGCGGCTCCGGTGGCCGGCGTACTGGGCTGGCTGTTGTTCGGCCCGCGCGGTTTGACCGACTGGCGGATCGTTCAGTGGTCGATCGTGTTCCCGCTGTTGTGGCTGGGGTTCACGCTGATCCGCGGCGCGTTCGTCGACTTCTACCCGTATCCCTTCGTGGACGTGAACGAGCACGGGTACGGACGGGTGCTGCTGAACTGTCTCCTGGTGGCGGTACTGTTCCTGGCTCTGGCGGCCGGAGCGACCACCCTGGACCGCCGGTTGCACCGGAAGACAACCGTCGAAAGGTAGACCCGTGCTGGTGACCTCGCGCTCGTACGCCGAGTACGAAGCGATGTTCGACCTGAAGGAACTCCCGGAGTCCGTGCTCGACTGCAGTGGTGGCGGCTCGAGCTTCACCGCCGAGGCTGCCGCCCGCGGGGTCGATGCGATCGCCGTCGACCCGGCCTACGAGCTGGCGCCTGCCGAGCTCGTCGACACGGTGCGTCGTAGCCTGCCGGCCGGCAACGGAATCGTCGACGAGCACCAGGGCAGCTTCGTCTGGCATTGGTACGGCGAGCCCGCCCGGCGTGACGAGATGCGGATCGACGCGGCCGATCGGTTCCTGCAGGACGTCACCACGTCACCGGAGCGCTACGTCCCGGGCAGCCTGCCGGACCTGCCGTTCCCGGACCGGCGCTTCGAGTTGGTGCTGTGTTCCCACCTGCTGTTCACCTGGGCGGACACGTTCGACCGCGTCTGGCATCTGGCCGCGCTCCGCGAGCTCGTGCGGGTGGCCGACTCCGAGGTCAGGATCTTCCCGCTGGTGATACAGGGCGCCGGCGAGTCGGTACCCTTCCTGCCGGACGTTCTCGCCGAGCTCGACGGCGTAACCTGCGAGATCCGCAAGGTCCCCTACGAGTTCCAGGTCGGCGCCGACGAGATGCTGGTCATCACCCGCACCTGACCGTAGTCTGCCCTCACCGTTGGGGTGGGCGGGCGGTGGGGCGGATCCTGATCCGCGGGCCCGCGGAGGCGCCGTCGAGCTCGCCGTCTGGCAGTACCTGATCGGTGTGAGCGCGATGATGTGGGTGCTGCTCGCCGGATTCGGGCTGGTGCTGCTGCGGCGACTGACCGAGGACGCCGCCGTCCGGCCCGTCGACGGCGACGCGTCAGGTCGTCGCGCGACCGTCCGGTTCGTCGGCTTCGTCTTTGCGGTGATCGTCGTACCGCTCCTGATCGGCGCCGCCGCTGGGTTGCGGAACCCGTACGTCATGGAGGGGCAGAACTGGAAGATCCCGCTGCTCCACCTGATCGCGGGATGCGCCAATCTGCCGGTCCTCGTGGCGCTGAAGCGCATCGAGCTCACAGCGGCCGATGACCGCGGATGGGGGACCACGCCTGCGGACATCGCTCGCCTGCGGCTGCTTCGCCGTACGACGCGACTCGCGACGGCGGGACTGGGCGCGGTGATCGCGCTGGCCGTGATCGCCACCGGAGCGCTTCGCCAGGCAACTGCCGCGGCCGGCCTGACGCCACTGCCGGACACCTTCGGCGTCGTGTACGGCGCCGCGTTCACCGGTGTCGTCGCCGGCGTTCACCTCTACGTGTCGTCGGCGGTCGAGAACCGGGCGCGCCGCCTGCTGGATCAGGTCGCGGCGTTGCCGGACCCGTCCGCGGTGTCACCGCAGGAGTTCAGCGCCGGCCGATCGCTCCGCGGTGAAGTGGCGGAGGAACTCGAACTCGGGGTGGATCCCCGCGCCGACCTGCAGAGCCTCCTGGCGGTGCTGTCACCGCTGATCGGTGCCCTGCTGACCAAGGTCGGCGGTCTCTGAGCCGGAGTGGCCGGGCGAACAGGGGAGGACGGTCTACCGCCGTCCGCCCGGCCGGGGTCGGATCAGCGGAGGTACTTGCCGCAGACCGGCCACGGGGAGGCGCCGCGCTGCGCGTAGAGCTTCTTCGCGCGCATCAGCTGCTCGGCCGCGGAGGCCTTCGCCGGGTTCCCGGAGCCGCCGACGCTGCGCCAGGTCTGCAGGTCGAACTGGAACAGCCCGTAGTAGCCGGCCGGGTTCACGGCGCGCGGGTTGCCGCTGGACTCGCAGTCCGCGACCTTCGCCCAGGCGCCGCTCAGGTTCGCCTTGCCACTGCTCGGGCGGTCCTCGGAGCGGGTGGTCCGCTGCTCGCGGTCGCGCTTCGTGGTCTTCTTCTTGGTCTCGGACTTCTTCTCGGCGACCCGCGGGCTCTGGTCGGCGGACTTCTTCACACCGTCCAGCGTCAGGGTCTGCCCGATCAGGATGAGGTTCGGGTCCTGCAGGTTGTTGATCCGCGCCAGTTCGTGCCAGTCGGTGCCGTTGGCTGCCGCGATCTCGGAGAGGGTGTCGCCGGCTTTGACCTGGTAGTCGGTCGCGAACGCCGCACCGGCGCCGGCGGCGGTGATGCCGGCTCCCAGACCGGCGATGGACAGGGTTCGGGCCACCCGGCGAGTGCTTCGCCGGGCGCGCGCATGTCGGGCCTTGGACATCTGAAATGCGCTCCTCGTGAGCTTGGGCATGGTGGAACTCACCAGGCCCCCCGTGCAGGGGTGGGGGCGATCGGACAGGTCACAGGACGGCGTCCGAACGGTCACGCCACGGTAACGGCGCGACCTGAGTCATCCTCGGTGAGGTTCTGCGGAAACGCAAGTCCAGATCGGGATCTGCCCCGAACTTTTTCCAGGGCATGACATACCGAAACCCCAACAACAGAACGGTTTCCGCCCCTCGCCACGCCGCGACCGAAGCGCCGGAACCGATCGGTTTATCGCCGTTGGCGGCCAGGTCGTGCGTGTCATCCGGTGGGTTCGCTCGTTGTTCGAAGCACGGGCACCGCCGTCCGGCAGGTTCTGCCGCCGGGGTGTGGTGAGGCAACGGATGTGATGGGGGCAGGAGCGGTGATCCGAGTAGCTCTCGGCCATCGCGGCACGTTGGTGCGTGGTGCACTGGCCGCGGTGCTGGCAAGGGAGAACGACCTGGACGTGGTGGCGGAGGTGGACAGCTCCGAGGACGTCCTCCAGGTCGCCGGGCGGCGCCCCGACGTGTTCCTGATCGACCCACGACTGCCGGGCCGGATCCGGACCGAGGAACTGTGCCGCAAACTTGCCGGGCGCGGCGTGCTGGTGCTGATCGACCACGAGGCGATCGCCGCCACGAGCCTCGCGCTGGTGAAGCAGGCGCCCCGGATCGGGCTGATCGCTACGGACGCGACCACCGATCAGCTGGTACAGGCGGTCCGCGACGTGGCGAAGGGGCTGCCCGTGGTCGACGTACGGCTGGCTGTGGCTGCTCTGAAGGCCGGTGACAATCCGCTGACCGACCGTGAGTGCGAGGTACTGCGCCAGGTCATGACGGGCGCGACGGCGCAGGAGGTTGCCCGCACGCTGAGCCTGAGCGCCGGGACCGTCCGCAACTACCTGTCCCGCATCCTCGCGAAGACAGGTTCACGCAGCCGCATCGAGGCCATCCGGAAAGCTCACGAGGCCGGCTGGATCTGAGAAGGTGTCCAGCTGCCGTGCAGGTCGCGGTACATCCGGGACGTGCGCATCAGGGCGGCGTGGCTTCCGAGGGCTGCCTTGTTGCCGTCCAGCACCAGGATGCGGCGCGCGCGGAGCGCGGAGCTGATCCGGTGCGCGATCACGATGAGCGTCCCGGGGCGCTGCGCGAACGCTTCCTCGGCCTGACGTTCCGCCTCGGGGTCGAGGAAGCAGGTCGCCTCGTCGAGGACGACGAGTGGCGCCGGGGACAGGTAGGCGCGGACCAACGCGAGCAGTTGCTTCTCGCCGGCGGACAGTTCACCTGGCCTGACTACGGCCTGCAGCCCGCCGATCCGGTCGATCAGCCGCGTGGCGCCGATCGCCTGTACGGCGTGCTCCACCTGGGCAGCTGTTGCATCGGGCAACAAGTACGTGATGTTGTCGTGGACGGTACCGCTGAAGACATATGCCTCCTGCGGAATCAGCACCCGCGTCTGCGCGAGCCGCTCGGCAGTCACCTCGGTAGGTGGCACGCCACCGAGCAGCAGCCGGCCGCCCGTCGGCGCGAGCATCCCGCAGACCAGACCGGCCAGCGTCGACTTTCCGATACCGCTCGGTCCGACGACAGCGAGATGATCGCCCTCGGGAATCGTGAGCTCGAGCTTGTCCAGCACCGGCTCGGCCTTGGGCCCGTACGCGAACGTCAGCCCGCGCAGGCGGATCTGATAGCCGTTGAGCTCGTCGACCGGTCGCGGTTGCTCAGTCGGCGGTGAGGTGTCGAGGATCCGCCCGAGCGTGATCACGTACCGCAGACCGCTGTCGCCGAGTGCGTTCATGACCGTGTTCAACGCGGGCTGCAGTCCGATCAGGACATAGGTGAGCCCACCGAGCAGCGTGCCCGTGCTGACCCCACGTCCCACCAGCCACGGTCCTGCCGCGAGCAGGATCAGCAACGGCAGCCAACCACCGACAGCGAAGCACAGCGTCCGCAGCGCCGACACCTTCGCCAGCGCCCGCTCCGCTGCCGCCTGCGCCGCGATCGGCTGACCGGCCAGCCATTCCGCGTACTCCTCGGTCCCGGACGCGGTGATGTCGCGTACGCCGCCGAACACCATGCCCGCCGACGCTGCGAGCTCCTCGTCCGCCGTCAGCGACGCCCGCACCCGGTCCGCCGCCATCCCGAGCACCGCGAGCGACAGCACGAATCCCAGCAGGAACGGCGGTACGACGAACGCCGCGACGAGTGGAGCCAGCGACAACAACCCGGTGAGTACGCCGAACAGCGTGACCGCGAAACTCCGCAGTACCAGGACGAGGCCCGCGAACGTGTCCCTGACGATCTCGACCTGCCGGTTCAGTCGCGCAACCGCACCGTCGTCCCCGGTGCGCAGTGCGCCGCCGACAACCCGTCGTACCAAGTCGTCCCGCAGCGGCTCGACCAGCTCACCCAACCGCCCGTACACCTGCCGGGCCCCGGCCGCGCCGAGGCAGGCCGTCGCGACCAAACCACCGAGCCACGCGATCCCTTGCCACGCGTGCCCGGCGAGAAAGCTGTCCGTCGCCCGCGCCACCGCGATCCCGTACACCGCCGTCGGCAGGATCTCCGGTATCGACCATCCGATCAGCCCGACCGTGGCCCGGGTCCGCAATGCGGCAGCGCCGTACGACAGCTCACGTCTCATGCGAAAACGGCTCGGTACGACGTGTTGCGCCAGAGGTCGGCGTGAGGTGCGATGGCGCGGACCTGGCCGCGGTCGAGCCAGATGACCAGGTCGGCGCGGGCCGCGGTGGCCGGGCGGTGCGTGACGATCAGGCGGGTGCGGTGGTGGCGGTCCTCGGTCAGCGTCCGGCTGATCTGGCGTTCGGTCGCGGTGTCGAGGCTCGACGTGGCGTCGTCGAGGACGAGCAGGCGGCGCGCCGACCAGGCGCGGGCGAGTCCGAGGCGCTGGCGTTCACCACCGGACATCGGTGCCTTGCGCAACGACGTGAAGTACCCGTCGGGCAGTCGGCTGACGAAGTCGTGGGCGTGGGTGGCGCGCGCGGCGGCGAGCGTCCGGATCGGGCTGACCGCCTGCGGATCGATGGCCTCGCCAACGGTCCGGCCGATCAGCTGCGGCCGCTCGAACGCACACCCGACGGCACTGCGCAACGCCCGCCGGCTGACGGCCTGCAGCGGTACGCCGTCCAGCGAAACCTGGCCTGTCGACGGATCCCGCAGCCGCGCCGCGACCGCCGCGAGCACGGACTTGCCGGCGCCGCTCGGGCCGACCACCGCCACGGTGATACCGCCCGGGAGGTCGAGATTCACGTTGTCCAGCAGGAGATTTCCGTCGGCGACCACGCTGACGCCGTCGAAGGTCAGCTGTCCCGGGCCGGCCGGAAGCGGCAGCGTGCCGTGGGCGACGGACTCGATCGCGATCACCTCGGCGGAGCGCCGCACACCGGCCTTGGCGCGGGCGAGTTCGCCGATGACGCCGGTGAGGTTGCCGAGTCCGGCCCCGAGCACGGCGTACTGCGAGGCGGCGAACAGCTCGCCCGCCGTGACGTTGCCGTTGACGAGTTGGAGTCCGCCGACGGCCAGGACGGCGACCAGGACGAGCGGGCCGACGACCGCGGCCTGTGCGCCGGAGCGGGCGAGGATCCGCCAGGTGACGACGCCGTGCCGGTGGAGCTCGGGAAGCAGGCCCAGAACGCGACGCTCTTCGCGTTCCGTCGTACCGGCGGCGGTGATCGTGCGGATGCCGGTGAGGGATTCGGAGAGCAGAGCGGCGATGCGGCCCTGGGTCTCCTGGTAGGACAGGCTGACGTTGGCGGTTCGTTTGGCGAAGGTCCAGAGGACCAGAACGACGAGCAGTACGCCTCCGAAGAAGGCAGCTGCCAGCCAGAGGTCGATGACTGCGAGCAGGACGAGGCTGCCGAGGGGAGGAGCGATCGCGGCGATCGCAGTCACTGCCGCCGGGCCGGCCTGGGCCGCGTCGGTCGCGTTGGCCGATACGCGGGTGACAAGGTCGCCGGTGTCGAAGTTCCGGGTGCCTTCCGGGCCGCCGCGGACGACGTGCCGTACCAGTCGGTGCCGCAGCCAGGCGGTGGTTTCGGCGACGCAGGCGGCGCCGGCGAACGCGTCGATGATGCTGGCCGCGATCCCGAGCGCGATCAGCGAAGCCGCGACGACGAGCCAGCGGGTGTAGCCGGTGCCGGCCACGATCGAGTCGACGGACCGGCCGAGGACCGCCGGAAGCGCGAGGGTGACACCGCTGCCGACCAGCGCGTTGACCCCGATCAACGGCAACCAACCACGGCCGTGCTTCGCCACTTCGCCGAAGCCGGTCATGGGCCCTCCCGGCCTGGACTGAGGAGCGGAGCGACGAGGGAAGGCCGGGAGTCACAGGCCCATGACCCAGCGCGCCGGAGGCGCGCAATGTGCACGGTCATGGGGTCACCAGGCCGGTCTGGTCGGCGAGGAAGGCGAGCAGGTCGGCGGCCAGGTTGATCCCGCCCGTCGTGTGCCCGGCGTCCGGCTCGAACCTCAGCAGCACCGGCCGCCCGCTCGCCGTCGCATGCTGCAAGGCCGCGCACATCTTCCTGGCGTGCAAGGGATCCACGCGGGTGTCGTTCCCGAACGCGGTCAGTAGCACCGCCGGATACTTCACGCCCTCGGTGACGCGGTGGTACGGCGAGTAGGACAGCAGGTTCTCGAAGTCGTCCGCGTCCTGCGCCGATCCGTACTCCGCGGTCCAGCGCTCACCGAGACCGGACAGCTCGTAGCGGATCATGTCCGTCAACGGAGCCGAGCAGACCGCGGCCGCGAACAACTCCGGCCGCTGGGTGAGCGCGGCCGCCGTGAGCAGCCCGCCGTTGGACTCACCGCAGATCGCGAGCTGGTCCGCCGTAGTCCAGCCGTCCGCGATCAGGTGCTCGGCCGCGGCGATGAACTCGTCGAAGACGTTCTGCTTGTTGTGACGGGTACCGGCGTCGCGCGACGTCCCGTCACCGCTGAGGGTGGCTGTCACGAACGATCCGCCCGCCTCGACCCACGCCAGCGCGAAGGCGGAGTACGTCGGCGTGAGCGACTGCCCGAACCCGCCGTACCCGTAGAGAATCGTGGGACGTGGTCCCGGCTTGCCGATCACGCGCAGCTCGACACCAGAGCTGGTGGTCAGAAGGTGGGTCTCGACGGGTGTGGTCTCTGTCTGCTGATGCGTTGTCTGACCTGTGCCGGCGTCGTAGCAGTAGACGGTCGGCGGCGTGACGCTGTCTGTGTAACTGAACCATGCGCGGTTGCCGTGGGCTGTGAGTGAACCGACGGACCCGTGGCCCGGGAGCTCCAGAGTGCTCAGCCGTCGGCCGCTCTCTCGGTCGTGTACGGCGATCTCGGTCGCCGTACTGACCAGCACGATGTCGTCGAGGATCGCGAGACCGGTCATCGTCTCGCGTGGCTGGATGTAGTCGTGCCAGACCGTCGGCTCGGTGGGATCACCGACGCAGATCCGGCCGGTGGGTGAGCCCTGCGTGGTGACGACGTACAGGCGGCCGTCCGGCCCGACCGACATGATCGTGGTGGCGTCCTGCGGGAGGTACGTCGGTGGCGCGTCGATCGTGAGGTCCGCGAACCACAGGTCGCTCGCCGTACAGATCGTCAGCCAGCGACCGTCCGCGCTGATCTCGAGTCCGTACGACGCCTCGTCCGCGAGGATTGTGGTGTCGTCGGAGTCGCCCAGGCGGTGTCGTCGTACCTGACGAAAACGCACGTAGTAGAACGT includes:
- a CDS encoding AAA family ATPase, with the protein product MESEGVIVVSGIMAAGKSSVSQMLAERFQYGVHLRGDVFRRMIVSGQASMADDVIEAQRQLQLRYRLACKAADEYARAGFTVVLQDVVIGELLREFLDGIRTRPRYLVVLTPRPDVISSRLGGAHHLVDELDYELHAFTPRRGLWLDNSDLSVGETVDAILGRLDEARFD
- a CDS encoding ABC transporter ATP-binding protein; translation: MRRELSYGAAALRTRATVGLIGWSIPEILPTAVYGIAVARATDSFLAGHAWQGIAWLGGLVATACLGAAGARQVYGRLGELVEPLRDDLVRRVVGGALRTGDDGAVARLNRQVEIVRDTFAGLVLVLRSFAVTLFGVLTGLLSLAPLVAAFVVPPFLLGFVLSLAVLGMAADRVRASLTADEELAASAGMVFGGVRDITASGTEEYAEWLAGQPIAAQAAAERALAKVSALRTLCFAVGGWLPLLILLAAGPWLVGRGVSTGTLLGGLTYVLIGLQPALNTVMNALGDSGLRYVITLGRILDTSPPTEQPRPVDELNGYQIRLRGLTFAYGPKAEPVLDKLELTIPEGDHLAVVGPSGIGKSTLAGLVCGMLAPTGGRLLLGGVPPTEVTAERLAQTRVLIPQEAYVFSGTVHDNITYLLPDATAAQVEHAVQAIGATRLIDRIGGLQAVVRPGELSAGEKQLLALVRAYLSPAPLVVLDEATCFLDPEAERQAEEAFAQRPGTLIVIAHRISSALRARRILVLDGNKAALGSHAALMRTSRMYRDLHGSWTPSQIQPAS
- a CDS encoding 2TM domain-containing protein, which encodes MLLAVIAACEIGFWVLLAAGLVTRYLLRRPKAGLFLLAAVPLVDVVMLVASVLDIHRGAEPGFKHSLAAIFIGVSVGFGHQSLHWADKWAAHYLAGAPRPVKPPKKGPERARRERAGWYRHLLAYVVGVGIMLGLGLLSGRGYDAVLGPAWTWTIVLVIDAVVSFSYSFEGAEPEENAPREKQSV
- a CDS encoding Pr6Pr family membrane protein — its product is MTMTGRIWTWLTVLIVAAGIVIQLPLSAQNEEGFFSTAPERFFNVFAYFTIQSNLLLGGTALVLALWPGRSRGVVFKTLRLNGVLCIAVTGIVYHTVLAGLDELDGWAWVANFLLHTAAPVAGVLGWLLFGPRGLTDWRIVQWSIVFPLLWLGFTLIRGAFVDFYPYPFVDVNEHGYGRVLLNCLLVAVLFLALAAGATTLDRRLHRKTTVER
- a CDS encoding transglycosylase family protein — translated: MSKARHARARRSTRRVARTLSIAGLGAGITAAGAGAAFATDYQVKAGDTLSEIAAANGTDWHELARINNLQDPNLILIGQTLTLDGVKKSADQSPRVAEKKSETKKKTTKRDREQRTTRSEDRPSSGKANLSGAWAKVADCESSGNPRAVNPAGYYGLFQFDLQTWRSVGGSGNPAKASAAEQLMRAKKLYAQRGASPWPVCGKYLR
- a CDS encoding response regulator transcription factor; the encoded protein is MIRVALGHRGTLVRGALAAVLARENDLDVVAEVDSSEDVLQVAGRRPDVFLIDPRLPGRIRTEELCRKLAGRGVLVLIDHEAIAATSLALVKQAPRIGLIATDATTDQLVQAVRDVAKGLPVVDVRLAVAALKAGDNPLTDRECEVLRQVMTGATAQEVARTLSLSAGTVRNYLSRILAKTGSRSRIEAIRKAHEAGWI
- a CDS encoding ABC transporter ATP-binding protein; the protein is MTGFGEVAKHGRGWLPLIGVNALVGSGVTLALPAVLGRSVDSIVAGTGYTRWLVVAASLIALGIAASIIDAFAGAACVAETTAWLRHRLVRHVVRGGPEGTRNFDTGDLVTRVSANATDAAQAGPAAVTAIAAIAPPLGSLVLLAVIDLWLAAAFFGGVLLVVLVLWTFAKRTANVSLSYQETQGRIAALLSESLTGIRTITAAGTTEREERRVLGLLPELHRHGVVTWRILARSGAQAAVVGPLVLVAVLAVGGLQLVNGNVTAGELFAASQYAVLGAGLGNLTGVIGELARAKAGVRRSAEVIAIESVAHGTLPLPAGPGQLTFDGVSVVADGNLLLDNVNLDLPGGITVAVVGPSGAGKSVLAAVAARLRDPSTGQVSLDGVPLQAVSRRALRSAVGCAFERPQLIGRTVGEAIDPQAVSPIRTLAAARATHAHDFVSRLPDGYFTSLRKAPMSGGERQRLGLARAWSARRLLVLDDATSSLDTATERQISRTLTEDRHHRTRLIVTHRPATAARADLVIWLDRGQVRAIAPHADLWRNTSYRAVFA
- a CDS encoding methyltransferase domain-containing protein, whose protein sequence is MLVTSRSYAEYEAMFDLKELPESVLDCSGGGSSFTAEAAARGVDAIAVDPAYELAPAELVDTVRRSLPAGNGIVDEHQGSFVWHWYGEPARRDEMRIDAADRFLQDVTTSPERYVPGSLPDLPFPDRRFELVLCSHLLFTWADTFDRVWHLAALRELVRVADSEVRIFPLVIQGAGESVPFLPDVLAELDGVTCEIRKVPYEFQVGADEMLVITRT
- a CDS encoding TetR/AcrR family transcriptional regulator, whose product is MPKIVDHAARREEIAEALWRVVRRDGIRAASVRTIAAEAGWSAGAVRYYFPDQAGLLSFAMDLVSRRVTERVRAIEPKGTATTIALRYLEEALPLDAERRAEFDVWMAFMAQAQAESGAGALHDHVDTVHNGLRELCESLLHALADDGALAEGLDLRREVDRLHALIDGLALHAAIQPERTTPARVRQVLRHHLDSLMA
- a CDS encoding prolyl oligopeptidase family serine peptidase → MQSYPCAERLTLVEQVHGRTVADPYRWLEDPSASERWLRDQDELWLTYAGSLTTRFRWKNAVRRLSNVSSVSTPVWRGGRCFTLRREPGREQAVLYVDETPLIDPTQLDPSGRTTLDAWQPSPDGSRLAFQLSRGGTEQSTLFVLDVASGQLLDGPLDGCRYSPVAWLPDNSTFYYVRFRQVRRHRLGDSDDTTILADEASYGLEISADGRWLTICTASDLWFADLTIDAPPTYLPQDATTIMSVGPDGRLYVVTTQGSPTGRICVGDPTEPTVWHDYIQPRETMTGLAILDDIVLVSTATEIAVHDRESGRRLSTLELPGHGSVGSLTAHGNRAWFSYTDSVTPPTVYCYDAGTGQTTHQQTETTPVETHLLTTSSGVELRVIGKPGPRPTILYGYGGFGQSLTPTYSAFALAWVEAGGSFVTATLSGDGTSRDAGTRHNKQNVFDEFIAAAEHLIADGWTTADQLAICGESNGGLLTAAALTQRPELFAAAVCSAPLTDMIRYELSGLGERWTAEYGSAQDADDFENLLSYSPYHRVTEGVKYPAVLLTAFGNDTRVDPLHARKMCAALQHATASGRPVLLRFEPDAGHTTGGINLAADLLAFLADQTGLVTP